In Thunnus thynnus chromosome 13, fThuThy2.1, whole genome shotgun sequence, the following proteins share a genomic window:
- the zgc:100829 gene encoding SH2 domain-containing protein 4A isoform X2 codes for MLQQILKDMYIDPDVLDALNEDQKKTLFLKMRQEQVRRWKEREEKLDREGGDAECKRTKPKKANSKNVSWLLGRDGDVAVIVIGEVDELSSKFICSGLGEKKAPSLQNNTYHQTILKSRKTTEPVRTERENLPPKTQPGISLNLKGKCEETSTLLPLPVSVSEHSSPPAAEKPELKSASSTEEKSVPQPSICSRPPMRTSPVNVRPASANAAPGSVNTRPGFANLKQAAAMPYPSPSSTVKIDSGTTSTAKGGVHLQEPQKPQQSQGVKDIGASEASRRAASEDAGSSGSAPTCAGRGRVAQLMKTFSAESSTTTQTPSRSIKPPLPSKPNHLRLTTTPSVR; via the exons ATGCTGCAGCAGATTCTTAAGGACATGTACATCGATCCTGATGTGCTGGACGCTCTGAATGAGGACCAGAAAAAGACTCTCTTCCTGAAAATGCGCCAGGAGCAGGTGCGACGCTGGAAAGAGCGGGAGGAGAAACTAGACAGAGAAGGGGGGGATGCTGAGTGCAAGCGAACAAAGCCAAAAAAAG CCAACAGTAAGAATGTGAGCTGGCTGCTCGGCCGGGACGGGGATGTGGCCGTCATTGTGATCGGGGAAGTGGATGAGCTGAGCTCCAAATTCATCTGCTCAGGATTAGGAGAAAAGAAGGCACCGAGTCTTCAGAACAACACATA CCATCAAACTATCTTGAAGAGCAGAAAAACCACAGAACCTGTCAGAACTGAGAGAGAAAACCTCCCACCTAAAACGCAACCTGGAATCTCACTGAATTTAAAG GGCAAATGTGAGGAGACGAGCACATTACTCCCTCTGCCG gtgtcagtgagtgagcatTCATCAcctccagcagcagagaag CCCGAGTTGAAGTCAGCCAGCTCGACTGAGGAGAAGTCAGTTCCCCAGCCCTCCATCTGCTCCAGGCCTCCCATGAGAACTAGTCCTGTCAACGTGAGACCAGCTTCTGCAAATGCGGCACCAGGTTCTGTCAACACGAGACCCGGCTTCGCAAATCTGAAGCAGGCCGCTGCCATGCCATACCCTTCCCCCAGCAGCACGGTCAAAATAGACTCGGGAACAACATCAACTGCCAAAGGTGGCGTGCACTTACAGGAACCTCAGAAGCCCCAGCAATCACAGGGTGTGAAAG atattgGCGCATCAGAGGCGTCTCGAAGGGCTGCCTCAGAGGATGCTGGGTCATCGGGGAGCGCACCAACCTGCGCAGGGCGTGGCCGGGTGGCTCAGCTGATGAAAACCTTCAGCGCTGAAAGCTCTACAACCACACAGACCCCCTCCCGCAGCATCAAGCCTCCTCTCCCCTCCAAGCCCAACCACTTGCGTCTAACGACCACACCTTCTGTCAGGTAA
- the zgc:100829 gene encoding SH2 domain-containing protein 4A isoform X1, translating into MLQQILKDMYIDPDVLDALNEDQKKTLFLKMRQEQVRRWKEREEKLDREGGDAECKRTKPKKANSKNVSWLLGRDGDVAVIVIGEVDELSSKFICSGLGEKKAPSLQNNTYHQTILKSRKTTEPVRTERENLPPKTQPGISLNLKQGKCEETSTLLPLPVSVSEHSSPPAAEKPELKSASSTEEKSVPQPSICSRPPMRTSPVNVRPASANAAPGSVNTRPGFANLKQAAAMPYPSPSSTVKIDSGTTSTAKGGVHLQEPQKPQQSQGVKDIGASEASRRAASEDAGSSGSAPTCAGRGRVAQLMKTFSAESSTTTQTPSRSIKPPLPSKPNHLRLTTTPSVR; encoded by the exons ATGCTGCAGCAGATTCTTAAGGACATGTACATCGATCCTGATGTGCTGGACGCTCTGAATGAGGACCAGAAAAAGACTCTCTTCCTGAAAATGCGCCAGGAGCAGGTGCGACGCTGGAAAGAGCGGGAGGAGAAACTAGACAGAGAAGGGGGGGATGCTGAGTGCAAGCGAACAAAGCCAAAAAAAG CCAACAGTAAGAATGTGAGCTGGCTGCTCGGCCGGGACGGGGATGTGGCCGTCATTGTGATCGGGGAAGTGGATGAGCTGAGCTCCAAATTCATCTGCTCAGGATTAGGAGAAAAGAAGGCACCGAGTCTTCAGAACAACACATA CCATCAAACTATCTTGAAGAGCAGAAAAACCACAGAACCTGTCAGAACTGAGAGAGAAAACCTCCCACCTAAAACGCAACCTGGAATCTCACTGAATTTAAAG CAGGGCAAATGTGAGGAGACGAGCACATTACTCCCTCTGCCG gtgtcagtgagtgagcatTCATCAcctccagcagcagagaag CCCGAGTTGAAGTCAGCCAGCTCGACTGAGGAGAAGTCAGTTCCCCAGCCCTCCATCTGCTCCAGGCCTCCCATGAGAACTAGTCCTGTCAACGTGAGACCAGCTTCTGCAAATGCGGCACCAGGTTCTGTCAACACGAGACCCGGCTTCGCAAATCTGAAGCAGGCCGCTGCCATGCCATACCCTTCCCCCAGCAGCACGGTCAAAATAGACTCGGGAACAACATCAACTGCCAAAGGTGGCGTGCACTTACAGGAACCTCAGAAGCCCCAGCAATCACAGGGTGTGAAAG atattgGCGCATCAGAGGCGTCTCGAAGGGCTGCCTCAGAGGATGCTGGGTCATCGGGGAGCGCACCAACCTGCGCAGGGCGTGGCCGGGTGGCTCAGCTGATGAAAACCTTCAGCGCTGAAAGCTCTACAACCACACAGACCCCCTCCCGCAGCATCAAGCCTCCTCTCCCCTCCAAGCCCAACCACTTGCGTCTAACGACCACACCTTCTGTCAGGTAA
- the puraa gene encoding purine-rich element binding protein Aa yields the protein MADRDSGSEQGGAATGPGFGSMHLATGGAGSASGLQHETQELASKRVDIQNKRFYLDVKQNAKGRFLKIAEVGAGGNKSRLTLSMSVAVEFRDYLGDFIEHYAQLGPSNPGLVQDEPRRALKSEFLVRENRKYYMDLKENQRGRFLRIRQTVNRGPGLGSTQGQTIALPAQGLIEFRDALAKLIDDYGVEDEPAELPEGSSLTVDNKRFFFDVGSNKYGVFMRVSEVKPTYRNSITVPFKVWSKFGNTFCKYAEEMKKIQEKQREKRACELQQQEEMQADDGDED from the coding sequence ATGGCGGACAGAGATAGTGGAAGTGAGCAGGGAGGAGCAGCCACGGGCCCAGGCTTCGGCTCCATGCACCTAGCGACAGGAGGGGCGGGCTCGGCTTCCGGGCTCCAGCACGAGACTCAAGAGCTGGCGTCGAAGCGAGTTGACATCCAAAACAAACGCTTCTACTTGGACGTAAAGCAGAACGCGAAAGGCCGCTTCTTAAAGATAGCAGAAGTCGGGGCCGGTGGAAACAAGAGCCGCCTCACTCTCTCCATGTCCGTGGCGGTCGAGTTCCGTGACTACTTGGGGGACTTCATCGAACATTATGCCCAGCTGGGTCCGAGCAACCCGGGGTTGGTACAAGACGAGCCCAGGCGAGCGCTCAAAAGCGAGTTTCTGGTCCGAGAAAATCGGAAATACTACATGGATCTGAAAGAGAACCAGAGGGGACGGTTTCTGAGGATTCGACAGACCGTTAACCGGGGGCCCGGTTTGGGATCCACACAAGGCCAGACGATTGCTCTGCCTGCCCAGGGACTTATTGAGTTTCGTGACGCTTTGGCTAAACTTATTGACGATTACGGTGTAGAGGACGAACCTGCAGAGTTGCCCGAAGGGTCATCATTGACTGTGGACAACAAACGGTTTTTCTTCGACGTCGGATCCAATAAGTACGGGGTGTTCATGAGGGTAAGCGAAGTGAAGCCAACGTACCGCAACTCAATTACGGTGCCGTTCAAAGTGTGGTCCAAATTTGGGAATACTTTCTGTAAATATGCCGAGGAGATGAAGAAGATCCAGGAGAAACAGCGGGAGAAAAGGGCATGCGAGCTGCAGCAACAAGAGGAGATGCAGGCGGACGATGGAGACGAGGATTGA